atccaatccattattattattattattattattttatcgtGCTGTGTGACCTGCCATGCCAAATTAGATCCACTAAATTTTGATTATGCGCAAGCAAAGTAGTATCTGTGTGTCACGAATAACAAACAGAGTGAAAAATTAGTGTCGGTACACTCGGTGTGAAGGCTACAACAGgaaaattatatatttgtttCGTGTCGTGCTGGGGGACACCGGGACCCAACCACTATCCCACCGCTGAGCTACTTGCAGCGGGCggtgtatgggctcaaaatgtggtcataaatattttgtacttgtaaaaaagatttgtatgtgtaaaaaagatttgtatgtgtaaaaagattttgtgtgtgagtaaaaaagatttgtgtgtgtaaaaaagatttgtatgtgtaaaaagaatttgtgtgtgcgtaaaaaagatttgtacgtgtaaaaaagatttgtgtgtgcgcaaaaaagatttgtatgtgtaaaaaagatttgcgtgtgcgtaaaaaagatttgtgtgtggacttagaaaaaaaaaaccctgcaagttacaagtacggatttttgaccctatttttcttcccttcatctgattggtcaatgtcatgtcaatcacaaatgtaacaatccaatcagagaacagatgggtttggctgtcgaggggcgctttttttgaactgcaggtctttgaagggagtaaatgcccttttacatgccaacccagcgttttccttcatcaccacgaaggaaaacagtctgtggtcgtccgagtttggtgatttttgtgtcacaggtctacgtgtttaatacagggacttccacagccttttcaacagcgctgcggaccgcggggtgggggcgggcagtgttttggaaatgacagtcttcattacaaagctttctttgttatgaattagcatacatgtttttattgaacatttgaagaactagcaaaaaaaacaaactcttgtagaggacataaagtcagagatagaaaagacaaggagcaggtgcatctagtacaggtagagctgctgcaaaaacccacagagtcCAGCAGCCAGCGTAACAtattctggatcctttgcttttagttagcagttagcattagcagcgtATCCTGCatccgatgtgaaaggacttttatgctgcgcactgtgactcacagcaatggtcctgggtcagccctgactttgtgttaaactaatcctaaagtaataatgttatttctaaccactgatataccacaactttatcctttcaacagctactgaaagttaggggacctagctgctatcggatatttatatagcgatcctccagcttcaaacggtatcacccttcaaggacctgcagttcaaaacagcgcccctccgacagccaaacccatctgttctctgattggattgttacatttgtgattgacatgacattgaccaatcagatgaagggaagaaaaatagggtcaaaaatccgtacttgtaacttgcagggttttttttctaagtccacacacaaatcttttttacacatacaaatcttttttacgcacacacaaatcttttttacgcacacacaaatcttttttacacatacaaatcttttttatgcacacacaaattccttttacacatacaaatcttttttgcgcacacacaaatcttttttacacgtacaaatcttttttacgcacacacaaattctttttacacgtacaaatcttttttacgcacacacaaatcttttttacacatacaaatcttttttacaagtacaaaatatttatgaccacattttgagcccatagcgGTGGAGCCACGGAGAGCCGCCGGCAGACGCACAACTTTCCCGATTACCAGCAACTTAAATGTTCATGTTCATCcttgtaaaataaatgtttttctggtTCAAAGTGATCTTTGTATTGTTATTtagacatctttttttttttttattttataaaaaaacgAGGTAATAAGCATTTAGTGTaaggaaaacatgaaaaacctgaTATGGCACTATATGACATTTAGTGTGCTTCTGCCAAAAAATAGTATCTTTGGACCAtccaaaggcctaattataattacaataaaatataactttcaaatgtattttatggaaaatatttcatttttttgtttttttccgcTAAAAAAGCTGTGCGCTCATGTGACaaaaccgggatataaagggttaaaatccgcgaaatataattaaaactttatatgaatatttcaaggagaagtaggtctaaaagattggctaatttaaagtggaaaaaaatattaatgtataatctttttatagcactttttatgGCTATAAAGGGTACGACCCGCGAATTATCTTAAGAACCAAGTTCTTCATGTTGCCAGCCTTAAACTGAGAATAAACAAATGCAAAGGCTCACACAgctgtaccccgcctctcgccctatgacagctgggataggctccagcgccccccgcgaccctgaaaaggacaagcggaagcgaatggatggatataCTGGAAATTAATTTCAGTGTATTATCTAACTACAGTTATACATATAGAATATACAGGGAAGAGATCAAAATTAGTATGTGAGAGAACAGTAAATGCTGCATAAAACACCTTAAAATactgtataataataattaaacagCTCACACAGAATACTTACTGCATGCTTAAGAGTGCACATTTCATACAGAACACACCCTAGGGCCCAAATATCACTGCAGCAGGAAGGAAAAGCAAGGAAAATGAGAGGCGAGAACATTAGTGAtgggtcggtcgcgaacgaaatggctcttagagccgggtctttgacgtgaacgacgcgagccgtgggggtttttattgtctttctctcactctctctctcgcacttttttcggCTTCACTCagcatgcgagccttgtgctttatgcTTGGAAGAGGGGCGGTAGTtgcactcagtagcacaggaacagagcaggagggagagagagagaaagagagccagggacaacaacatcacattagaaaggtatagtaatcatccacaactattttcagttgcagatgataaaggatacAGAAAGTTTATACAtacaggcccatatgacagagaatgtgcatcttatttttgttttcatattttaatttatatttaattgtgttgtggtttgcagtgttttgtgttgtttcactttaaattggtttaaaaggaaaaagctgaaaatttaaatagttaaaagttgaactgtgactagtaggtttttgtattatatgatttatttattacattttatgtggcgtgaataaataaaagtatatttacggtggcccctagagacaaagcatgtacaaacttcaaatcacgtacgaaccctgaagcatgtacaaaccctgaagcacgtacaaactccaaaacacgtaaaaactccaaaacacgtaaaaactccaaaacacgtaaaaactccaaaacacgtaaaaactccaaaacacgtaaaaactccaaaacacgtaaaaacacgtaaaaactccaaaacacgtaaaaactccaaaacacgtaaaaactccaaaacacgtaaaaactccaaaacacgtaaaaacatgtacaaactccaaaacacgtaaaaactcagaagcacataaaaactcaaaacacgtacaaaagacaacagaagtgctccaggatgctgggtgcagtgttgagcttttgttacctagtggctacacaagccagcaagtaccaacgaccggatttggtgtgtggtagtaacaggtaaatgaacttttttaaaattttatttgactctatatgagtgcctgtgtataaatacacaaacaatacacatatgcttccATGCTTTCAatggtgtaatttaagtgatctaggtagctctgttttggaagttcagagctacctagatcacctATGCTAGAAATGCTAGAAATgagttttggagtttgtatgtgctttttggagtttgtacgtgttttgtctctaggggccaccgcatatatttatatataaacatatatgaataaaaccacttttttttacattagtaattccttttgtgcataattttatattattaataataaattaattaaagcaacaaaacaacctgaagagtcggttcggagccgaaagagccagctctttttagtgagccgaaccgaaagagccggttctctaaaaagagccggaaatcccatcagtaattcataacacacgtgaaaagacccaggaaaaccgagtaaacgataaaaatgataacaaaaataacgctgaaaaccgataaaaaccttgaaaactatacatttcacgcctgagcctcaactctcgaggcccggtaccaaacgactcatggaccggtaccggtccgaggcccgggggttggggaccgctgcaataAGGTATCAACAGTCAAGTGTATGCCCTTTACTTTCCTTTTATAAACTGAGATGAAAACAAGACTTTATTGACAAGAAAACTCTAGATCATTTAGACTGGGCTAAATTGACTTCACTCATTGTAACTAAAGTGGGTTAAATTGCATGTACACTTAAAATAGTTAAGGAGAAAAATCAATACCAGCTTCCTGCTGTAGATGTAAGCGAGCAAGTTTACTCAATAAAAAGGCGAGGTGATATCCTTACATTACACTGTAGCCACCGCCTAATCCTGCAGATTTAAGATTCAGTGGGGAGACACCTTGTCCCATTGATTACTATTGAATTTGCTTGACAACTAGACACCAATGTACGATATTCCAGAAGTCCAAGTACCTTTTGTTATTGTATGGTTTATTTTCACAGATCTCTGGTGACAGGTAATATGGTTGTCATGGCTACTGAACGGACTCACGCGCAGACAGTTCTTTCAAGGAAACAAAAAggggatttatttacaatagggatcaccttagtgcaaaatatatgtacagtgagttgggagggggggggggggaatccacACACACGCTTCCTCTTCCACTCAGTTACCGCCACCACTCCTCCGCACACACGCACTCCTCTTCAGCCGCACTCGCTCCAACACTCCACACACTGCCCCACTTGGACAGGTCCGGTGATTCGGTCCAGAATCTACAGACAGAAGGTCAAGGTTAGTTCCACAACATAAAACACATGTAAGCGAttcttctttgaatatgccgCGAGCACGAACTCAGGTggttcaacgttccagcggtgagctgctctgtgccacTGCCTTAAATAGCAGCTGGGGACATCAGCCAGATCAGCCGCAGGTGGACACCATCACAcgggtgcgtgggccaagagtGAGAGCCCGTAATGAGTtccacccaggcagagaggaggaggagagacaaaaaaccaaaactaacaacaacaaaacctgtagCCAGCGTGGGCCAACCAGAGAGACACGGGGACCGTGACAATGGTGTTCCTATGCATGTTCTTGCCAGTTCTACAgtgctgaaaaacagaaaaatagcacattttaatattaaagcTTCAATATTTCAAATAAGCACTGTCtaatgtgcaaaaatacaaacaatgacataaatcaaagcaaaaacagctgtaaaaaagggaaaaaatcaacATCAATAATAAATGCACCTAAGAACCTCAGAATATaatgtataaatacataaaacacgTAATACATTATAAGATCAGACATATTTGATTTAACCAAAAGATATTTCTGTGTAAGAACAGTTAAAAAGTGTACAAATAACAAActtcaacaaaataaactataatattttttaaatatagtaaaACAGAATGTCTTATTACCAGAAATTCAAAGTGTTCTTCAACTTTTAGCCTGGAATCTATTCTTAATGAAAAACTGCAGGGCTAATTAGACAACAGTGTGCATACCTGTTCAGCACCCTTGCAATTCCAAAGTCTCCAAGCTGAACTGTTCCATCTTTTGTCAAAAAGATGTTCTACACAAGCATTATGAGAATACATGTAAATAATCCAATACATGCAAACAAACAACTTATCACTTAAAGGGAGTCTTGTGATTTATGAAACAATACCTGTGATTTTATGTCTCTGTGGAGAATTTTTCGATCGTGTACATGCTTGAGCGCTAGGCAGATCTGCACAAACCAATCTAGGATCTCAAAAAGGGAGACTACAGTAAACCATATGTATTGTGATCAGTTTAACCAAATATCTGTATACTGTTTGCACAGTGACTGCCTCGAGTAGTTGCTGGCTTACTTGCGCTTCTGAGAACAGTACCCCTTTCTGAGAGTTGATCTTTTTGAATAGGTCTCCACCCTCGCAGTAGTCCATCACAATATACAGGCAGCCACCCTCTGggaaaaacatacaaataaaataaaaaaaacttataGTATGTAGTTATCACACAGTGCACATTTGATCATATTTTCTTCACATAAACAGATGAGCTATTTGAATGGCATTAATACCTTCAAAAGATTCCTTATACTGGACGATGTTTGGATGACTCATGtttgtcacggcgagtgagagGAGCCGTGTGGAGGAGGAAAAGGATGATCCACACGCAGGCAGTCGTGAAGGTGTAAAAGgtgatttattgaacacaaaagGAGAGGCAAACGGCAACACGGAgaactaaactatactgggaaACAACTAACACTACAAAGCACAAACCTGAATGAGAATGAGCAGAGGAGAATGATGatggacagcagggagaacacacggGTGAGACATGGTAGATACACAGATGAGGCAGGGTGGAATacacagacagaccagcaactacaatgacggaagacatgacttaaatacacagagaatcacaggggaattacacacaggtggtggacacagctggaaaTAATCAACAAGATGAGACAAAGGTAAAACCGAACACACTTACATGAGacccagaccttcacaatagaacaggaaatgagaacaccacaccaagacgcagacctgacactgagagacagacagaatgacacatggaacctgaactaaactaaacgtgagatacaaccgagaacaaatccttaaacatgaacctcaaataataaacatcataaccatcatcataaacacaacaagagaacaagaaaacaatccctgatgcaaatcaaaaccaaaacataataacctcaaacatggaataacaaaaacatgaaactccTTATACTGGACGATGTTTGGATGACTCATGTTGGCAAGAACAGCAACTTCCTTCCGAGATTCCTGCCTCTCTTTGCTGGACATCTGTCAAAGTAATGAAGAGGAGGGTAACGAGATGAAACGCACGCTGAAAAGAACATGCCAAGCTTGTGTAAAAAATATGCACAGAAGCTTACTCCAGATATGCCAATCTCCTTGATGACATATTGGTGTCCATGATCTTTGGATTTGACCAGGATAGCCTTTCCAAATGAACCTTCCCCAATTTTCTTCACCTTTTCGTACTTGTCCATGTTATTGGAATGACTGGCTCCACATGCTGGATCTACAAAGACATCAAGAACATGCTAATGCTATTGCTCGGTGTAACTAGGCTTTAATCGAGGGTTCCGTGACAGAAGCTTTATAAAAGGCAACATTTGGTAGTCTTAATAATGACAATTGTGCATCGTCCTGGAA
The window above is part of the Maylandia zebra isolate NMK-2024a linkage group LG23, Mzebra_GT3a, whole genome shotgun sequence genome. Proteins encoded here:
- the LOC112430443 gene encoding serine/threonine-protein kinase Nek1 codes for the protein MSHPNIVQYKESFEEGGCLYIVMDYCEGGDLFKKINSQKGVLFSEAQILDWFVQICLALKHVHDRKILHRDIKSQNIFLTKDGTVQLGDFGIARVLNSTVELARTCIGTPLSRSPCLSGWPTLATGFVVVSFGFLSLLLLSAWVELITGSHSWPTHPCDGVHLRLIWLMSPAAI